A DNA window from Romeriopsis navalis LEGE 11480 contains the following coding sequences:
- a CDS encoding glycoside hydrolase family 10 protein, with product MDNSLKRDWQPDVITPSDNITGTTQIIGHQLMRLTQSLRRWFIALLIGIATLVFSSGYQPAPATSSPPREIRGVWLTNVDSPVLFQGERLQQAVNDLAAHHFNTMYPVVWNWGYTTYPSTVAKRTIGSAVDPRPDSLQNRDMLTELVQAAHTRQIAVMPWFEFGFMAPEDSALAMRHPDWLTQKRDGSKVWQEGIYPRVWLNPLRPEVQQFIHDLLLEIVSRYDIDGIQLDDHFGLPAEFGYDRFTTALYQQEHNDRKPPSNPQDREWIRWRADKITAFTQQLFRDIKAQKSEVIFGLSPNNYRFSLNHSLQDWRRWERAGYVEELVLQVYRDSDRAFRHELRHPEVQAARRHIPVAVGILSGLRNKPVSMAQIQQQVNTVRQEKFAGVAFFFYETLWNLTPESQQQRQAGLKQLFPAAVDRVNLSI from the coding sequence GTGGATAACTCCCTTAAACGCGATTGGCAACCAGATGTGATCACGCCCTCAGACAACATCACAGGTACGACTCAAATCATCGGTCATCAACTTATGCGACTCACACAATCTCTGCGACGCTGGTTCATCGCGCTCCTGATTGGCATCGCCACGCTGGTCTTCAGTAGCGGCTACCAACCAGCCCCCGCCACGAGTTCCCCGCCTCGCGAAATTCGTGGAGTCTGGCTCACCAACGTTGATAGTCCCGTTTTATTCCAAGGCGAGCGGCTTCAACAAGCAGTGAATGACTTAGCCGCACATCATTTCAATACGATGTATCCCGTTGTGTGGAATTGGGGCTATACAACCTATCCCAGCACCGTGGCAAAACGGACGATCGGCAGTGCCGTCGATCCACGCCCGGATTCACTCCAAAACCGCGATATGCTCACAGAATTAGTCCAAGCCGCCCATACTCGGCAGATCGCTGTGATGCCCTGGTTTGAGTTTGGGTTTATGGCACCAGAGGACTCGGCTTTAGCGATGCGACATCCGGATTGGCTGACCCAAAAGCGTGATGGCAGTAAAGTTTGGCAAGAAGGCATTTACCCCCGAGTTTGGCTCAATCCCCTGCGGCCCGAAGTACAGCAATTTATCCATGATTTATTGCTCGAAATCGTCAGCCGCTACGACATTGATGGGATTCAGCTAGATGATCACTTTGGTCTACCCGCAGAATTTGGCTACGATCGCTTTACCACAGCGCTTTACCAACAGGAACATAATGACCGCAAACCACCCAGCAACCCCCAGGATCGCGAGTGGATTCGTTGGCGCGCCGATAAGATTACGGCCTTCACACAACAGCTTTTTCGCGACATCAAAGCCCAGAAGTCTGAGGTGATTTTTGGACTATCACCGAATAATTACCGCTTTTCGCTCAACCATTCATTGCAAGACTGGCGACGCTGGGAACGCGCGGGCTACGTTGAAGAATTAGTGTTACAGGTTTATCGGGATAGCGATCGTGCCTTTCGACATGAGCTCCGTCACCCAGAAGTCCAAGCGGCGCGACGCCACATTCCCGTCGCCGTAGGTATCCTCAGCGGACTACGGAATAAGCCTGTCAGCATGGCCCAAATTCAACAACAGGTTAATACTGTACGCCAGGAAAAGTTTGCCGGGGTCGCATTTTTCTTCTACGAGACGCTCTGGAATCTCACGCCAGAATCCCAGCAACAGCGACAAGCCGGACTGAAACAGCTTTTTCCGGCAGCCGTCGATCGAGTCAACTTAAGTATTTAG
- a CDS encoding serine/threonine-protein kinase — MLKLRLAGKKLQVLVLGLGAIAAGLGTAMQPRWIQGLEYRVQSGFFETRGPVAPPDNIVILAIDDASLGQGANYQSDPKNFADLAPIQTWPWRRRAYAKVIERLMQAGAKAVALDILFTTPSAYGAADDRAFQQVLQKYGDRVVLASQYAGSRNLQGHFLQYMPPIAELMGDRQRVGFINLPVAADGKIHRLGQQFAAGMAQHRDARELFPVAQAPISFAAATLEAAKAGKQAGLKSSGAAAAYLQMHGPDQTFPHIPFWHVLDTHNWQTLLAQGQTFRDKIVVIGSTAPSQQDQQSAPFAQSWQYPEPLYGVEVQANAIATLQMPTALQDFWSTAWLNGGWVLLIVGVNNLWLSWRKTALQQLLHLVCGLGVLLGASYSLFVWGHRVVPVAMPMLGMLFGGGICVVTELVRRQHQTQRLRETLKSHLTVPLVQAIVDQQDDLRDLLEEREAAVRGKILGGRYEIFRLIGQGGFGDTYLAQDLQRPGQPECVVKQLTYSVNKSQTTDSAKRLFIQEAAALERLGVHDRIPQLLAYFEEMGEFYLVQELVAGLSLHHELEISHHLPVSHVMHLLQDVLLVLEFVHGQQVIHRDIKPSNLMHRSLDGHWVLIDFGIAKQLEYSASGQAPRTIAVGTLGYVAPEQALGHPSCTSDLYALGMTAIEVLTGITASELLELPIDERLVTVPALSPEFVEFLGCLTHSNESQRFASATFALAALRNLPEMTTIVPAHHSLKQLGQRQLGQRQLGKSSTARSLRLDEETLISGETGGTTLMIDKSALAQIAPDLTSDFES, encoded by the coding sequence ATGCTTAAGTTACGCTTGGCTGGCAAAAAGCTGCAAGTCCTAGTCTTGGGATTGGGGGCAATTGCGGCGGGACTGGGGACTGCGATGCAGCCGCGATGGATTCAAGGGCTAGAGTATCGAGTGCAATCCGGCTTCTTTGAAACGCGGGGGCCTGTGGCACCACCCGATAATATTGTGATTTTAGCGATCGATGATGCCTCCTTGGGACAAGGTGCAAATTATCAATCTGACCCTAAAAACTTCGCTGACCTCGCACCGATTCAGACTTGGCCGTGGCGGCGGCGCGCCTATGCCAAGGTGATTGAACGGTTGATGCAAGCAGGAGCAAAGGCGGTTGCCCTCGATATTTTGTTTACGACGCCCAGTGCTTACGGTGCGGCCGACGATCGGGCTTTTCAGCAAGTGCTCCAGAAATATGGCGATCGGGTGGTATTGGCTAGTCAGTATGCTGGTAGCCGCAATTTACAAGGGCATTTCTTGCAATATATGCCACCGATTGCCGAGTTGATGGGCGATCGCCAACGGGTGGGATTCATTAATCTGCCTGTGGCGGCGGATGGCAAAATTCATCGTCTGGGACAGCAGTTTGCCGCTGGAATGGCCCAGCATCGTGATGCCCGAGAATTATTTCCGGTTGCACAAGCCCCGATCAGTTTTGCTGCCGCAACGTTAGAGGCCGCCAAAGCTGGAAAACAAGCGGGACTCAAATCATCAGGAGCCGCTGCTGCCTATCTGCAAATGCATGGCCCGGATCAAACCTTTCCCCATATTCCCTTCTGGCATGTGCTGGATACGCATAACTGGCAAACGCTGTTGGCCCAGGGGCAGACTTTTCGGGATAAAATTGTGGTGATTGGTTCGACCGCGCCAAGTCAGCAAGATCAGCAATCTGCCCCGTTTGCCCAGAGCTGGCAATATCCAGAGCCGCTCTATGGGGTGGAAGTCCAAGCGAATGCGATCGCCACGCTGCAAATGCCAACGGCGCTGCAAGATTTCTGGTCAACGGCTTGGCTCAATGGCGGTTGGGTGCTATTGATCGTTGGGGTAAATAATCTTTGGTTGAGTTGGCGTAAGACAGCATTGCAGCAGCTTCTCCATTTGGTTTGCGGTCTGGGTGTATTGTTGGGCGCGTCTTACAGTCTGTTTGTTTGGGGTCACCGGGTTGTGCCTGTGGCCATGCCCATGCTGGGCATGTTGTTTGGCGGTGGGATTTGTGTCGTAACGGAGTTAGTCCGCCGTCAGCATCAAACGCAACGTCTGCGTGAAACATTAAAATCCCATCTCACGGTACCGTTAGTTCAGGCGATCGTTGATCAACAAGATGATTTGCGGGACTTGCTGGAGGAGCGGGAAGCCGCTGTTCGAGGCAAAATTTTGGGTGGTCGCTACGAAATTTTTCGGCTAATTGGTCAGGGCGGTTTCGGTGATACATATTTGGCCCAGGATTTGCAACGTCCGGGGCAACCAGAATGTGTGGTTAAGCAGCTCACATATTCGGTAAATAAGTCCCAAACCACGGACAGTGCAAAGCGGCTGTTTATTCAAGAAGCGGCCGCTTTAGAGCGGTTGGGTGTGCACGATCGGATTCCGCAATTGTTAGCCTATTTTGAAGAAATGGGTGAGTTTTATCTGGTGCAGGAATTAGTCGCTGGACTGTCGTTGCATCATGAATTAGAAATTTCACATCACTTGCCTGTGAGTCATGTGATGCATCTGTTGCAAGATGTCTTGTTGGTACTGGAGTTTGTCCATGGCCAGCAAGTGATTCATCGCGATATTAAACCTTCGAATCTGATGCATCGCAGTCTCGATGGACATTGGGTGCTGATTGACTTTGGCATTGCCAAGCAGCTGGAATATTCGGCCTCGGGGCAGGCCCCGCGAACGATTGCCGTTGGCACCTTGGGCTATGTTGCACCGGAGCAGGCATTAGGGCATCCCAGTTGCACCAGTGACTTGTATGCTTTGGGCATGACCGCGATCGAAGTTTTAACGGGTATCACCGCCTCAGAATTGCTGGAGCTGCCGATCGATGAACGGTTAGTCACGGTGCCGGCGCTCAGTCCAGAATTCGTTGAGTTTTTGGGTTGTTTGACTCATAGCAATGAATCACAGCGATTTGCTTCCGCCACCTTTGCGTTAGCGGCTCTGCGTAATTTGCCAGAGATGACAACGATTGTGCCTGCACATCATAGTCTCAAGCAATTGGGGCAAAGGCAACTGGGGCAAAGACAACTCGGTAAAAGTTCGACGGCACGATCGTTGAGGCTGGATGAAGAGACACTGATTAGTGGTGAAACGGGTGGCACAACCTTAATGATCGATAAAAGTGCGCTGGCTCAAATTGCCCCAGACTTAACATCAGATTTTGAGTCATAA
- a CDS encoding FecR domain-containing protein — MVTRHIYTIGICVASLVLTTAPVLARTPLYYAHITAVRNRVSMLSRYQRTRIAKVSDLLMWGDGIATSRSSRADLRFNDGSRVRFGQHVVFRFEPGTRRINLSNGTVLLLIPPKQGRTRVYTPNAVAGIQGSALFVRYDAGKNQTIVGALTDSGIQVSRPDGTQTQTLAAGQIIVVAGDQVQPAAEFDLKSFYKTSPIVQGFQLDQADAPNTDAAMAQVRAETLAGLTAQRSFTPAEQRTTLSADRVRLSSLNNAGLFDQQQQIFNAQAIQSHHLSNIVTGAETPHVIATPTNPAVINIVQPPTGLSNVPQPATPLTTVGIVGNGVTTTNPTPVTNATPVSDLVRPANPAAEANLPTEIVNQSPTVEQLMPLNLVNDQIQQPNLPGRDGIINRAEIINQPSLAPLNPASSVMPNIVEVTNQMPPVRPDRVNNPIQIPNPVGIDPTNSSAVGNSIPVNPQTPSRAFPNSADAVRPPSNLSGAANLANPGNINSAATVNQNLTVNQNPVAAPNPVNPGGQSLQNRLNQTVPNLNQRNLNGLVNRPIPSIDATPIVVQNPVPAAPNVPVLPTPVVPDSPLQNDVAETIESVVTP; from the coding sequence ATGGTTACTCGGCATATTTATACGATTGGAATTTGTGTTGCGAGCCTCGTTTTGACGACGGCACCTGTGTTGGCTCGTACGCCACTGTACTATGCGCATATTACGGCTGTCCGCAATCGGGTGAGTATGCTGTCACGGTATCAGCGAACGCGGATTGCGAAAGTATCAGATTTGCTGATGTGGGGGGATGGCATTGCGACATCGCGTTCGTCGCGGGCGGATTTGCGGTTCAACGACGGTTCGCGGGTGCGGTTTGGGCAGCATGTTGTGTTTCGGTTTGAGCCCGGTACTCGCCGCATTAATTTGTCGAATGGAACAGTGCTGTTGCTGATTCCACCGAAGCAAGGCCGTACCCGCGTCTATACGCCGAATGCCGTGGCGGGAATTCAGGGCTCGGCATTATTTGTGCGTTATGACGCGGGCAAAAATCAAACGATCGTTGGGGCTTTGACCGATAGTGGAATTCAGGTGTCACGGCCAGATGGGACTCAGACTCAAACCCTTGCCGCTGGCCAAATTATTGTGGTGGCAGGTGATCAAGTGCAGCCTGCGGCGGAGTTTGATTTAAAGTCGTTTTATAAAACGAGCCCGATCGTCCAAGGATTTCAACTCGATCAAGCCGATGCCCCGAATACAGATGCTGCAATGGCTCAGGTTCGGGCAGAGACGCTGGCTGGATTGACCGCGCAACGGAGTTTTACCCCGGCTGAGCAGCGCACAACCTTAAGTGCCGATCGCGTGCGTCTATCGAGCCTCAATAATGCCGGTTTATTCGATCAGCAACAGCAAATTTTTAATGCTCAGGCAATCCAAAGTCATCATCTCTCCAATATTGTGACGGGTGCGGAGACGCCGCATGTGATTGCGACACCGACTAATCCAGCTGTAATAAATATTGTTCAACCGCCAACCGGCTTAAGTAATGTGCCGCAGCCAGCGACTCCGCTAACTACGGTGGGGATTGTTGGTAATGGTGTGACAACAACCAATCCTACTCCGGTAACGAATGCGACTCCAGTAAGTGATCTGGTCCGTCCGGCTAATCCTGCTGCTGAAGCGAATCTTCCCACTGAAATCGTTAACCAATCGCCGACTGTCGAGCAATTGATGCCGTTGAATTTAGTAAACGATCAAATACAACAACCAAACTTACCTGGTCGGGATGGCATCATTAATCGTGCCGAAATCATTAATCAGCCTAGTCTTGCACCGTTGAACCCTGCTAGTAGCGTGATGCCGAATATTGTTGAAGTTACTAATCAAATGCCTCCAGTGCGACCCGATCGAGTCAATAATCCGATTCAAATCCCGAATCCTGTTGGAATTGACCCAACGAATTCTTCCGCAGTCGGTAACTCGATACCTGTTAATCCCCAGACTCCCTCACGCGCATTCCCGAATTCCGCTGATGCGGTAAGGCCACCATCGAATTTGTCCGGCGCTGCGAATCTCGCGAATCCAGGCAACATCAACAGTGCAGCGACAGTTAATCAAAATCTAACAGTTAATCAAAATCCAGTGGCGGCGCCAAATCCCGTGAATCCTGGAGGGCAATCGCTACAGAACCGCCTGAATCAAACTGTACCGAATTTGAATCAGCGCAATTTGAATGGTCTTGTGAATCGCCCAATTCCGTCGATCGACGCTACCCCGATCGTTGTACAAAATCCTGTGCCGGCGGCACCGAATGTACCGGTTTTGCCGACACCGGTTGTTCCAGATAGTCCACTGCAAAATGATGTGGCAGAGACGATAGAGTCAGTTGTGACACCATAA